ACGGTGGGCGTCGCCCGCGCCTGGTCCCTCGCGGAGCGCTGGCCGGAGCGGCAGCCGACGCGCCGGGTGTGGCTGCACACGTGCAGTGAGGACGGCCCGACGGCGATGGACAATTACCAGCGCCGCGGATTCAAGGTCTTCAAGACGGAGACCTCCGAGAAGGAGGCCACCGAGCCCCCGGGCCCCTGGCCGGGCGCGTAGCTCCCGCCGCACGCGTCGCACGCCGACCCGGGTCCGGACGTCGCACGCCGACCCGGGTCCGGCCCGCCGTGTGGCGGCGGCCGGCCCCGGGTGCGTCACTTGCCCTGCCGCACCGAGATCCGCAGGTTCTGGTTCTGGTCGCGGATGACGAACAGCGCGGCGCCGCCCAGGTCGGTGTGGTCCGGGGTCTCCACGCCCGCACCGAGGGCCTTGGCGTCGCCCGTGGCGGAGGTGAGGTCGAGCTGGGCGGCCGGCCGGCCGTCCTTCACGTCATCGGTCTTCACCAGTCCGTAGGCCGTGCCGTCGTCCCGGACCGAGCGCACGGCGATCTCCTTCCGGTTGCCGTCGCCCGCCAGACAGACGCCCTGCTTGCGCTCCAGGTCGAACGCGACGGGGCCGGCCGCGAGGAACCGTCCGGCGGGCGAGGTGACCACGTCGTGGTTCCGGTAGCCCCGGCCGGTCATGCTGTGGGTTTCCTTGTATCCGCACTCCGTGCGGGCGAGCATCCGCCCGGACTCCATGTCGTGCACCGACCAGGTGGGAACCGTCGCGGCGCCGGCCTTGGGTTCGTTGTCCCACTGGACCAGGAGCTTTCCGCCGGCCACGCCGTACACCTGCCCGTTCCGCTTCTCGTAGGGGCCCGCCTTCGAGGGAACCCCTTCGGGCCGGACCGTGTCACTGGACCATCGGCCCGGCACTCCGAACCCGGGTTCCAGGTGGACCAGCGGCCCGGCGGGACCCACCGCCATCACCCGGGCGGAGCAGGACGGCGAGCCCTCGCACTCGGGCAGCAGCGTGTGGGGGTTGTCGTACGCGGCGACGGTCCCCTTGACCAGGTCGACCGCGGACGCGACCCTCGGGTACGCCCCCGGTCCCCCGCGGGCGACGATCAGCCGGCCGCCCTCGGCCTGGACCCGGACCTCACCGGGGTCGGCCTTGAGCGGTACGTCGATCTCGCGGACCGGCTTGACGCCCTGGCCCTTCGCTGCCGCGGGGTACAGCGCCAGCCGCACCACCTCGGTGCCCTCGTGGAGCTCGTCCTTGCCGGCCAGTCCGTGGGCGGCCAGGACGACGAACTTCTGCCCGTCCTGCTCCACCCCCAGGACCCAGGGGACCAGCTCGTGCTTGTCCGCGGCGGGCAGCGGGGTCGGGGGCGTCCAGTCCGCCGAGGTCCACACGGCCTTCCCGTCTGCGGCCGACCGGACCTGTACCGTGTAGCCGGCGCCCACGTCCAGCACGGCGACCGCGGCGGCCCCGGGCACCACGGCCACGGGCGTCGGGGCGTGCATCGGCACCCAGGGCAGGGACTGGTCCCAGCCCCGCCCTCCGTCCCACGCCTCGGGCACCCCGAAGGCCGCCAGAGGCTCCGCCTTGCGGTCCGGCGCCGCTCCGCCCTTGCCCTTCCCGGCGTCCGGTGCGTCCGACCCGCTCCCGCAGCCGGCCGTCAGTACCGCCGCGATCACCACCGCGACCGCCGCTCTCCCCGTGCGCATTCCGTCCGCCCCTCAAGTAAATGATCAAGAAGCCGAGAGCCTAGCCGTCCGGCCCCCGCAAGGTGACCCGTAGCACACCATCCCAGCATTCGGGACGGATCTGTCCGAATCGCGGACAGTAGTGGACTCCTCCAAGACACGCATGCCACGCTTCCCCCCATGAATGGAGCTGGAATTGCCTTGGTGAGTCGGCGGCACGTCGACCTCGGCCGCATGTCCAGCGCCATCTGTCCGGCGCGCTGACGGAACCAGCAACCGCCGCACATCGCCACAATCCCGGCATCGTCGCCGTGGAAGTGTCGATCATCGCAGCCCCCTGAAGGCCGAATACCGCCCTGCCCGCCGGCAATCCCGGCGAAGGCGCGGCGATCAGCCGCACCCGCTCAGCGTCGTCCAGGGGTCACATCCACACCGCCCCCTGCTCTGCCTGCCCTCCTGAGCCGCCGAAGAAGGACGTACCGCCATGGCCGCCACCCCCGAAACGCCCGCAGCCGCAGCTCCCGCAGCCGCCGCGCGCCGCAAGACCGGCCGTCACCGCGGTGAGGGCCAGTGGGCCGTCGGACACCACACGCCCCTCAACGGCAACGAGCAGTTCAAGAAGGACGACGACGGTCTCAATGTGCGGGCGCGCATCGAGAACATCTACTCCAAGGCGGGCTTCGACTCGATCGACCCCAACGACCTGCGCGGCCGTATGCGCTGGTGGGGCCTCTACACCCAGCGCAAGCCCGGGATCGACGGCGGCAAGACCGCGATCCTGGAGCCGGAGGAGCTGGACGACAAGTACTTCATGCTGCGCGTCCGCATCGACGGCGGCCGGCTGACCACCGAGCAGCTCCGCGTGATCGGCGAGATCTCCGAGGAGTTCGCGCGCGGAACCGCCGACCTCACCGACCGCCAGAACGTGCAGTACCACTGGATCCGGATCGAGGACGTCCCCGAGATCTGGCGCCGCCTGGAGGCCGTCGGCCTGTCCACCACCGAGGCCTGCGGTGACACGCCCCGCGTCATCCTCGGTTCGCCGGTGGCCGGCATCGCCCAGGACGAGATCATCGACGGCACCCCCGCCATCGACGAGATCTACCGCCGCATCGTCGGCAACCCCGACTTCTCGAACCTGCCCCGCAAGTTCAAGTCCGCGATCTCCGGCTCGCCTCTGCTCGACGTGGCGCACGAGATCAACGACATCGCGTTCGTGGGCGTGAACCACCCCGAACACGGCCCCGGCTTCGACGTCTGGGTCGGCGGCGGTCTGTCCACCAACCCCAAGCTGGGCGTGCGCCTCGGCACCTGGGTCTCGCTCGACGAGGTCCCGGACGTGTACGAGGGCGTCATCTCGATCTTCCGCGACTACGGCTACCGCCGGCTGCGCACCCGCGCCCGCCTGAAGTTCCTCGTCGCCGACTGGGGCCCGGCCAAGTTCCGCCAGGTCCTGGAGGACGAGTACCTGAAGCGCAAGCTGACCGACGGCCCCGCGCCCGAGCAGCCCAGCGGCCAGTGGCGCGACCACGTCGGCGTGCACCAGCAGCAGGACGGCAGGTTCTACGTCGGCTTCGCGCCCCGCGTCGGCCGCGTCGACGGCGCCACCCTGACCAAGATCGCGGACGTCGCCACGCAGCACGGTTCCGGCCGGCTGCGCACCACCGCCGAGCAGAAGATGATCGTCCTCGACATCGAGGCCGACCAGGTCGACTCGGTGGTCGCGGCCCTGGAGGCGCTGGACCTTCGGGTCAAGCCGTCCCCGTTCCGCCGCGGCACGATGGCCTGCACCGGCATCGAGTTCTGCAAGCTGGCCATCGTCGAGACGAAGGCGCGCGGCGCCTCGCTGATCGACGAGCTGGAGCGCCGCCTGCCGGAGTTCGCCGAGCCGCTCACCATCAACATCAACGGCTGCCCGAACGCCTGCGCACGTATCCAGGTGGCGGACATCGGTCTCAAGGGCCAGCTGGTCCTGGACGACGACGGCAACCAGGTGGAGGGCTACCAGGTCCACCTGGGCGGCGCCCTCGGCCTGGAGGCCGGCTTCGGCCGCAAGGTCCGTGGCCTCAAGGTCACCTCGGCCGGTCTGCCCGACTACGTCGAGCGGGTCGTCACGCGCTTCGAGGAGCAGCGCGCGGACGGCGAGCGCTTCGCGGCCTGGGTGGGTCGCGCCAAGGACGAGGACCTCTCGTGAGCGAGCGCGCCGCACCGTTCTACTGCCCGTACTGCGGCGACGAGGACCTGTTTCCCAACGAGACGGGTCACGGCGCGTGGGAATGCAGGGCCTGCAACCGAGCCTTCCAGCTGAAGTACCTCGGGCTGCTGGCCCGGGGTGTTCAGTCAGACACCGCTGGAGGGGACGAGATATGACCACCACTCAAGACGTCGGTCTCAAAGCCGTGGGTCTCAAGGCGCTGGCCGAGCAGGCGGGC
This genomic window from Streptomyces sp. NBC_01351 contains:
- a CDS encoding nitrite/sulfite reductase — its product is MAATPETPAAAAPAAAARRKTGRHRGEGQWAVGHHTPLNGNEQFKKDDDGLNVRARIENIYSKAGFDSIDPNDLRGRMRWWGLYTQRKPGIDGGKTAILEPEELDDKYFMLRVRIDGGRLTTEQLRVIGEISEEFARGTADLTDRQNVQYHWIRIEDVPEIWRRLEAVGLSTTEACGDTPRVILGSPVAGIAQDEIIDGTPAIDEIYRRIVGNPDFSNLPRKFKSAISGSPLLDVAHEINDIAFVGVNHPEHGPGFDVWVGGGLSTNPKLGVRLGTWVSLDEVPDVYEGVISIFRDYGYRRLRTRARLKFLVADWGPAKFRQVLEDEYLKRKLTDGPAPEQPSGQWRDHVGVHQQQDGRFYVGFAPRVGRVDGATLTKIADVATQHGSGRLRTTAEQKMIVLDIEADQVDSVVAALEALDLRVKPSPFRRGTMACTGIEFCKLAIVETKARGASLIDELERRLPEFAEPLTININGCPNACARIQVADIGLKGQLVLDDDGNQVEGYQVHLGGALGLEAGFGRKVRGLKVTSAGLPDYVERVVTRFEEQRADGERFAAWVGRAKDEDLS
- a CDS encoding putative leader peptide, with product MNGAGIALVSRRHVDLGRMSSAICPAR